A single window of Toxotes jaculatrix isolate fToxJac2 chromosome 4, fToxJac2.pri, whole genome shotgun sequence DNA harbors:
- the LOC121181024 gene encoding dynactin subunit 6-like has product MADKQNAQKSVKIAAGAVVCVESEIRGDVTIGPRTVVHPKARIIAEAGPIVIGEGNLIEEQALIINGYPENITPDSEVEPKTMTIGINNVFEVGCVSQALKIGDNNVIESKADVGRNVILTSGCIIGAFCQVNTCEVIPENTVIYGSGCMRRVQTERPQPQTLQLDFLMKILPNYHHLKKTVKAGHTTS; this is encoded by the exons ATGGCAGATAAACAAAATGCTCAGAAAAG tgtcaAAATAGCCGCTGGAGCCGTAGTTTGTGTTGAAAGTGAAATCAGGGGAGATGTCACCATAG GGCCCAGGACAGTGGTCCACCCAAAAGCTCGCATTATTGCTGAGGCGGGACCCATAGTGATTGGAGAAGGCAATTTGATCGAGGAGCAAGCTCTGATTATCAATGG TTACCCAGAAAACATCACACCAGATTCTGAGGTGGAACCAAAGACAATGACCATTGGCATCAACAATGTATTTGAAGTTGGCTGTG TATCACAAGCTCTGAAAATTGGGGACAACAATGTGATAGAATCTAAAG CTGACGTTGGTAGAAATGTGATCCTCACCAGTGGCTGCATCATTGGAGCCTTCTGTCAGGTCAACACGTGTGAGGTCATACCTGAGAACACGGTCATCTACGGCTCTGGGTGTATGAGACGGgttcagacagagagaccacAG CCGCAGACTCTTCAGCTGGACTTTCTGATGAAGATTTTGCCAAACTACCACCATTTAAAGAAAACTGTCAAAGCAGGCCACACTACTAGCTAA